One segment of Primulina tabacum isolate GXHZ01 chromosome 14, ASM2559414v2, whole genome shotgun sequence DNA contains the following:
- the LOC142524430 gene encoding F-box/kelch-repeat protein SKIP11-like codes for MLEDRACLVSRDYPMTYDREGSWPCLNYRLEKVEVQQNNRMLETNEEEEIAVRKKSKLSVDLIDTTLSIGGILNTLWNQSSSRRHAGDNSDSSSLIAAIGRDNSISCLIKCSRADYGVIASLNGSFRSLIRSGDLYRLRRQNGVVEHWVYFSCQLLEWEAFDPSSRRWMQLPRMDPNDCFVFSDKESLAVGTELLVFGRDLMSHVIYRYSLLTNTWTTGMSMNSPRCLFGSASLGEIAILAGGCDSRNNIFSSAELYNSDLETWTTLRNMNRSRKMCSGVFMDGKFYVVGGVGGADSKLLTSGEEYDLETGIWTEIPNMSPVRAARDDMPATSEAPPLIAVVNNELYAADHADMEVRKYDKIERVWVTVGRLPERMDSMYGWGLAFRACGDRLIVIGGLQNAGEGFIEVNSWVPSEGPPQWDLLGRKRSGSFVYNCAVMGC; via the coding sequence ATGTTGGAAGACCGTGCTTGCTTGGTTTCGAGGGATTATCCGATGACTTATGATCGAGAAGGCAGTTGGCCTTGCCTGAATTACCGGCTCGAGAAAGTTGAGGTTCAGCAGAACAATAGAATGTTGGAGACAAATGAAGAGGAAGAAATAGCTGTAAGGAAGAAGTCGAAACTTTCGGTAGATCTGATTGACACCACATTATCGATTGGTGGGATTTTAAATACCCTTTGGAACCAATCCAGCAGTCGACGACATGCTGGTGATAATTCTGATTCAAGTTCATTAATTGCTGCCATTGGTCGTGACAACTCCATCAGTTGCCTCATTAAGTGTTCTAGAGCTGATTATGGAGTTATTGCATCCTTGAACGGGAGTTTCCGCTCACTTATTAGAAGCGGTGATCTGTATAGATTGAGGAGGCAAAACGGTGTGGTTGAGCATTGGGTTTATTTTTCATGCCAGCTGCTCGAATGGGAAGCCTTTGACCCTAGTAGCCGTCGCTGGATGCAGTTGCCAAGAATGGATCCAAATGATTGTTTCGTGTTTTCAGATAAGGAATCTTTGGCTGTTGGAACCGAGCTTCTTGTTTTCGGTAGGGATCTTATGTCGCACGTGATTTATCGATATAGTTTGTTAACGAACACTTGGACTACAGGGATGAGTATGAACTCACCTCGATGTTTGTTCGGTTCTGCCAGTCTCGGAGAAATCGCGATATTGGCTGGTGGCTGTGATTCGCGTAATAACATCTTTAGTTCTGCAGAATTATATAATTCCGATTTGGAAACGTGGACAACACTCCGAAACATGAACCGATCACGAAAAATGTGTTCTGGGGTGTTCATGGATGGTAAATTTTATGTCGTTGGAGGGGTTGGAGGAGCTGATTCAAAGCTTCTCACGTCTGGTGAGGAATATGATTTGGAAACCGGGATTTGGACTGAAATCCCGAACATGTCCCCTGTGCGGGCTGCAAGGGATGATATGCCTGCAACATCAGAAGCACCACCACTGATTGCTGTTGTAAATAATGAGCTATATGCAGCAGATCATGCTGATATGGAGGTGAGAAAATACGACAAGATTGAACGGGTTTGGGTTACAGTAGGAAGATTACCGGAAcgaatggactctatgtatggTTGGGGTTTAGCTTTTAGGGCATGTGGTGATCGGCTAATTGTGATTGGGGGCCTCCAAAATGCAGGTGAAGGGTTTATTGAAGTTAATTCATGGGTTCCTAGCGAAGGACCGCCTCAATGGGATTTGCTTGGCCGAAAAAGATCGGGAAGTTTCGTTTATAATTGTGCTGTGATGGGGTGCTGA